AACCGGCGGCGCGCGGCTGACGACGGGCGATCTGATCGCGGTCGAGGGCGTGCTGCACGGCCCCGTCACCGTGGCGATCCGGCCCGAGCAATTGCGGCTGGTCGCGCCCGAGACCGCGGGGGCGCTGGCCGCCACGGTGCGTGATCTGGTCTATTTCGGCACCGACACGCATTGCCACATGGCGCTGTCGGATGGCACGGCGCTGACGGCGCGGCTGCAAAGCCCGGCGAGCGGCGATATCGGTCTGTCCGTCGGCGACCGGGTCGGCGTCGTGCCGATGCCCGGCGCCGCGCAGATGCTGAGGACATGAGATGAGCGCCGCCGAAACCGCCCAGCGCGCCCGCACCACCCGCAACGCCTGGGCGCTGGTCACCCCGGCGCTGATCGTTCTGGCCGCCGCCGCCATCGCGCCGCTGGTGCTGGTCTTGATCTATTCCTTCCTGACGCCGGGCGATTACGGCAATGTCGTCTGGACCTTTTCGCTGGAGGGCTGGCAAAAGGTGGTGGTCGAGCGCGACATCTTTGATGACAGCCTGCATCTGGCCGAGGCGCATCTGACGATCTTCTGGCGCTCGGTCAGCCTGTCCCTTGTCACCACGGTTCTGTCCTTCTTTGCCGGCTTTCCGACCGCCTGGTTCATCGCCACAAGGCCCGCGAACCAGCGCGCCGCCTGGCTGTTCCTGATCACCCTGCCGTTCTGGACGAACCTGCTGATCCGCACCTTCGCGATCAACCAGATCATCCGCAACGAGGGGCTTTTGAACACCATCCTTTTGAATCTGGGCGTGATTTCAACGCCCTTGCAGATGACCTATACCGAGGGGGCGCTGCTCATCGGCATGGTCTATGTCTATCTGCCGCTGATGGTGCTGCCGCTTTACGCGGCGCTGGAACGCTTCGATCTGCGGCTGCTCGAGGCCGCTTACGATCTTTACGCCTCGCGCTGGCAGGTGCTGACGCGCGTCGTGCTGCCGATTGCGCGGCCGGGCATCGTCGCGGGCTCGATCCTGGTTTTCGTGCCCTGTCTGGGCGCCTATGTGACGCCGCGCATCCTGGGCGGGGGCAAGCTGATGATGCTGGGCAATTTCATCGAGCTGCAATTCGGTCAGGGCCGGAACTGGCCCTTGGGCGCGGCGCTGTCGATCGTGCTGCTGGTGATCGTGATGGCGGCGCTGCTGATCTATGTCCGCGCGATCAACGGAGAGAAACGCCATGGCTGAGCCCAAGCCCTTCCATGTCGCCGATCTGCCGGGCGTCGGCCCGACCGCGCTTCTGGTCTTTGCCGGGCTTTATGCGCCGATCCTGACGCTGGTCGTCTATTCCTTCAACGTCTCCCCCTCGGTCGCAACCTGGGAGGGGTTCACCTTCGAGTGGTATCTGAAGGCCTGGAGCAATGCCGCGGTGATGAATGCGGCGGCCAATTCGCTGATCGTCGCGACGCTGGCGGCGGTGCTCTCAACGGCGCTGGCGACGCTTGCAGCCCTTGGCACCACGCGGCGCCCGGCCTTTTTCGGCATCACCGCCGTTTATGCCGCGATCAACCAGCCGCTGATGGTGCCCGAGATCGTCACCGCCGTCGCCCTGCTGATCGTCGTCGCCGCGATCAAGGCCGCCACGGGTTACGCGGGGCTGGGCTATCTGGTGATCGCCCATACCGCCTTTTGCATCCCCTTCGCCTATCTGCCGATCCGCGCGCGGCTTGAGGGGATGGACCTGACCTTGGAAACCGCCGCCGCCGATCTTTACGCCAGCCCCTGGCAGGCCTTTCGCTTCGTCACCCTGCCCCAGCTCGCACCGGGCATTCTGGCGGGGGGCATGCTGGCCTTTGTCACCTCGCTTGATGATGTGGTGATCACCGAATTCATCAAATCGCCCGGGCAGGACACCCTGCCCACTTACATGCTCGGCCAGCTGCGCCGCGCCATGACCCCCGACATCAACGCGCTCTCGGCCGCCCTTTTGGGGCTGACGCTGGTGCTTCTGTCGGGATTTTTCCTGCTCAGCCGCCGCAAGAGCTGAGATGAAACGACGCACCAACCGGGAGAGACCCATGAAAAGACTGATCGGCGCCACCGCCCTCCTGCTGTCCAGCGCGACGCTTGCCGCCGCCGAAGGAGAGCTGTTCCTTTACAACTGGGGCAATTACACCAGCCCCGAAATGATCAAGAAGTTCGAGGACACCTACAAGGTCAAGGTCACGATCACCGATTTCGACAGCAACGACACGGCCTTGGCCAAGGTCGAGGCCGGGGCCTCGGGCTTTGATCTGGTCGTGCCCTCGGCCGGGTTCGTCGGCATCTATGCCGAAAAGGGGCTGATCGAGAAACTGGACCTGTCGCGCCTGCCCAACCACAAGAACATCGCGCCGCAGTGGAGGGATGTCGAGTGGGACAAGGGCCGGGAATGGTCGATCCCGTGGCAATGGGGCTCGACCGGGGTGTCGGTCAACACCAAGGTTTATACGGGCGACATCAACACCTCGGCCATCTTCATGGACCCGCCGCCGGAGCTGGAGGGCAAGATCAACGTCATTCCCGAGATGGGCGACGTGATGGCGATTGCCACGATGTATGCGGGCGGCAAGGTCTGTTCGGATGATCCCGCCGTGATGAAGAAGGTCCGTGACACGCTTTTGGCGGCAAAGCCGAAGTGGCTCTCGATGGATTATTCGACCGTCGAGAAGATGACGAACAATGACTATGCCGCGACCGTCGACTGGAACGGCTCGGCGATGCGGGCGCGGCTCGGCAATCCGGACGTGGCTTACGGCTATCCGAAGGAGGGCTACGGCCTCTGGATGGACAATGTCGTGCTGCTCAAGGACGCGAAGAACGTCGACAATGCCTATCTGTTCCTGAACTTCATCATGGAACCGGAAAATGCCGCGATGCTCTCGGCCTTTGCGCGCTATGCGAACGGGATCGCGGGGTCCGAGGCCTTCCTGCCCGAGGACATGAAGACCGCGCCCGAGCTGACGCCGCCCGCGGAATTTGCCGACAAGGGGCAGTTCGTGACGATCTGCACCGGCAAGGCGCTCGATTACCAGAACGCGATCTGGACC
This DNA window, taken from Rhodobacter capsulatus SB 1003, encodes the following:
- a CDS encoding extracellular solute-binding protein gives rise to the protein MKRLIGATALLLSSATLAAAEGELFLYNWGNYTSPEMIKKFEDTYKVKVTITDFDSNDTALAKVEAGASGFDLVVPSAGFVGIYAEKGLIEKLDLSRLPNHKNIAPQWRDVEWDKGREWSIPWQWGSTGVSVNTKVYTGDINTSAIFMDPPPELEGKINVIPEMGDVMAIATMYAGGKVCSDDPAVMKKVRDTLLAAKPKWLSMDYSTVEKMTNNDYAATVDWNGSAMRARLGNPDVAYGYPKEGYGLWMDNVVLLKDAKNVDNAYLFLNFIMEPENAAMLSAFARYANGIAGSEAFLPEDMKTAPELTPPAEFADKGQFVTICTGKALDYQNAIWTELQK
- a CDS encoding ABC transporter permease is translated as MSAAETAQRARTTRNAWALVTPALIVLAAAAIAPLVLVLIYSFLTPGDYGNVVWTFSLEGWQKVVVERDIFDDSLHLAEAHLTIFWRSVSLSLVTTVLSFFAGFPTAWFIATRPANQRAAWLFLITLPFWTNLLIRTFAINQIIRNEGLLNTILLNLGVISTPLQMTYTEGALLIGMVYVYLPLMVLPLYAALERFDLRLLEAAYDLYASRWQVLTRVVLPIARPGIVAGSILVFVPCLGAYVTPRILGGGKLMMLGNFIELQFGQGRNWPLGAALSIVLLVIVMAALLIYVRAINGEKRHG
- a CDS encoding ABC transporter permease; translation: MAEPKPFHVADLPGVGPTALLVFAGLYAPILTLVVYSFNVSPSVATWEGFTFEWYLKAWSNAAVMNAAANSLIVATLAAVLSTALATLAALGTTRRPAFFGITAVYAAINQPLMVPEIVTAVALLIVVAAIKAATGYAGLGYLVIAHTAFCIPFAYLPIRARLEGMDLTLETAAADLYASPWQAFRFVTLPQLAPGILAGGMLAFVTSLDDVVITEFIKSPGQDTLPTYMLGQLRRAMTPDINALSAALLGLTLVLLSGFFLLSRRKS